A genomic segment from Campylobacter concisus encodes:
- the fdhD gene encoding formate dehydrogenase accessory sulfurtransferase FdhD, whose protein sequence is MQPIFTTQITKFKGAQKSAVDDILVREIKLEIYINGKRFGALMATPTDQEALAAGYLISENLIASPEDIESIELSSDALSVRIKAKINEKRLEQFDEEKVIISGCGRSSTANIDPEAMAARSIKADVKFNKDEILRQMGQFYTQCELYEMTGCVHTAKLFVSGEQFYIGEDIAQHNTIDKAVGKAILAGSQLQNSFLMVSGRLSSEMVAKAVMHGIPVLVSRTAPTSLGVVIARKFNLTLCGFARGENINVYSGAERIYE, encoded by the coding sequence ATGCAACCTATTTTTACGACCCAAATCACCAAATTTAAAGGCGCGCAAAAAAGCGCCGTTGATGATATTTTGGTGCGCGAGATCAAGCTTGAGATCTACATAAACGGCAAGCGTTTCGGCGCGCTCATGGCGACTCCGACCGATCAGGAGGCTCTGGCTGCGGGCTATCTCATCAGCGAAAATTTGATCGCAAGCCCTGAGGATATCGAGAGTATAGAGCTCTCAAGCGACGCTTTAAGCGTGCGGATAAAGGCTAAAATAAACGAAAAACGCCTCGAGCAGTTTGACGAGGAAAAGGTGATAATCAGCGGCTGCGGGCGTAGCTCAACGGCAAACATCGACCCTGAGGCTATGGCGGCGCGTTCCATAAAGGCCGACGTCAAATTTAACAAAGACGAAATTTTGCGCCAGATGGGGCAGTTTTACACGCAGTGCGAGCTTTACGAGATGACTGGCTGTGTGCATACGGCTAAGCTTTTTGTTAGCGGCGAGCAGTTTTACATCGGCGAGGATATCGCTCAGCACAACACCATAGATAAGGCCGTCGGCAAAGCTATACTAGCAGGCTCGCAGCTACAAAATTCGTTTTTGATGGTGAGCGGCAGGCTCAGCTCCGAAATGGTCGCAAAGGCCGTCATGCACGGCATCCCTGTGCTCGTCTCGCGCACGGCTCCGACTAGCCTTGGCGTCGTGATAGCGCGTAAATTTAACCTCACGCTATGCGGCTTTGCTCGCGGCGAAAACATAAACGTATATAGCGGCGCGGAGAGAATCTATGAGTGA
- a CDS encoding helix-turn-helix domain-containing protein, whose translation MGTVNFREVLKEELKNPEFKAQYDALEDEYKAIEALIDARNEAGLTQSEVAQRMGITQSAVARIESGAYNIKYKTFFNYIKACGKRVAIV comes from the coding sequence ATGGGAACCGTTAATTTTAGAGAAGTTTTAAAAGAAGAGCTAAAAAATCCGGAATTTAAAGCGCAATACGATGCGCTGGAGGACGAATATAAAGCCATAGAAGCTTTAATAGACGCCAGAAACGAGGCTGGACTAACTCAAAGCGAAGTAGCTCAAAGGATGGGCATAACTCAGTCTGCCGTAGCTAGAATAGAAAGCGGAGCGTATAATATCAAGTATAAAACGTTCTTTAACTACATAAAAGCTTGCGGTAAAAGAGTGGCGATAGTTTAA
- a CDS encoding type II toxin-antitoxin system RelE/ParE family toxin yields the protein MWSIEFANEAIKDEFLGLPVGLGQRGYKMFELLETRGNSLGEPYTKSLKGGLFEIRIKSDEGITRSIYCYEIGKMIIILLTFVKKTQKTPKSILNLAEQRLKEFRDGNR from the coding sequence ATGTGGAGCATAGAATTTGCAAACGAAGCCATAAAAGATGAGTTCTTAGGATTACCCGTAGGACTTGGACAAAGAGGCTATAAAATGTTCGAGCTTTTAGAAACTAGAGGCAATAGCTTAGGAGAGCCGTATACCAAAAGCCTAAAAGGCGGACTATTTGAGATACGCATAAAGTCTGATGAAGGTATAACTAGAAGCATATATTGTTATGAAATCGGCAAAATGATAATAATCCTGCTAACTTTTGTTAAAAAAACGCAAAAAACGCCTAAAAGTATACTAAATTTGGCAGAACAAAGATTAAAGGAATTTAGAGATGGGAACCGTTAA
- a CDS encoding tyrosine-type recombinase/integrase — protein MPDSITKKITAKNNKNSLKFDEISDAFFSFKLEKEPGNAINIKEQRRDYEIYHKDKLGGLATTQMTPEMINKHHKDISQIISPKTKRKLSQSRIDAIMGIVRTIFNHAIKNDLINHISPYKIELKKPNNKRERFLELIEIELLRKEVAVKEDFALGLFVELALCTGARLEGILNIKKKDLALSTKSVTISDFKTKSTYTGFLSKRALEMINQIYTALSPNNFLVNKPKATIQNVLQPLLNKLFNQNLDIRDATNRVVIHTLRHTFASHLAIKGTPILTIKKLMNHSDINHTLR, from the coding sequence ATATCAGATGCCTTTTTTAGTTTTAAACTAGAAAAAGAACCGGGTAACGCCATCAATATAAAAGAGCAACGAAGGGATTATGAAATTTACCATAAGGATAAGTTAGGCGGTCTAGCCACGACGCAAATGACGCCCGAGATGATAAATAAGCATCATAAAGATATTTCTCAAATAATCTCACCTAAAACAAAACGAAAGCTGTCGCAATCCAGGATCGACGCCATCATGGGTATCGTTAGGACGATTTTTAACCACGCTATAAAAAATGATCTTATTAATCATATTAGCCCATATAAGATAGAGCTAAAAAAGCCAAACAACAAACGAGAAAGGTTTTTAGAGCTTATAGAGATAGAACTTTTGCGCAAAGAAGTAGCTGTCAAAGAAGACTTCGCCCTAGGGCTATTCGTTGAGCTTGCTTTATGTACGGGAGCTAGATTAGAAGGAATTTTAAATATCAAGAAAAAGGATTTAGCACTATCTACCAAGTCGGTCACCATAAGTGATTTTAAGACAAAGAGCACGTATACGGGGTTTTTAAGCAAAAGGGCTTTGGAGATGATCAATCAAATTTATACTGCCCTATCCCCGAACAACTTTTTGGTAAATAAACCAAAAGCTACTATTCAAAACGTCTTGCAGCCGCTACTTAATAAGCTTTTTAATCAAAATTTAGATATAAGAGATGCTACTAATAGAGTAGTTATCCATACGCTTAGACATACATTCGCTTCGCATCTTGCCATAAAGGGCACTCCGATACTAACGATAAAAAAGCTAATGAATCACTCGGATATCAATCACACCCTAAGATAA